DNA from Intestinimonas massiliensis (ex Afouda et al. 2020):
CTTTTGATCTGCTCTGCCGACCGGCATTTGCATTTTCCCGTCCAATCAGGTACAATCGACCTTAGGAAAGCGAGGTGTCCCCCATGACGCTCCCCCCTATGAAGAGCATCGCCCGTATTCGCAGCGATTTTCCCACTAAATTCGGCATTCCCCGCCAGAGTGGGCTGGTTCAGGCTCTGCGCTCCACCGTGGTGTTTGAGCCGGAGTTCCGCAATCCCGATGCACTGCGGGGGCTGGAGGGCTTTGATTACATCTGGCTGATCTGGCAGTTTTCCGCCAGCGTCCGGGAGGACTGGTCTCCCACGGTGCGCCCGCCCCGCCTGGGCGGCAATGTGCGCATGGGGGTATTTGCCACCCGCTCTCCGTTCCGACCCAACCCCATTGGTCTGTCCTCCGTCCGGCTGGAGCAGATTGAACTGCACCCCGAACTGGGACCGCTGCTCCATGTGACGGGAGCGGACCTGATGGACGGCACTCCCATTCTGGACATCAAACCCTATGTCCCCTACGCCGATAGCCACCCCCGGGCCGCTGGCGGCTTTGCCGGTCCCGACGGCGGCCCCATCCTGGAGGTCCGCGTGCCGGAGGAATTGCTCTCCCGGGTTCCCTTGGATAAGCGGGAGGCGCTGCTGGGCGTTTTGTCTCATGACCCCCGCCCACCCTACCAGCAGGACCCGGATCGGGTGTATGGACTGGACTTCGCCGGCCTCAACATCCGTTTTTCGGTGCAGGACCAGGTTCTGACCGTCCGGGCGCTCCAGCCACTCCCTAAATAATGGCGGGCCCTCTAACTTTTCCTTTCCACCCATGGAAAAATATAGTATAATGGCTTTATCAGGAGTTCGGAAGTCATCAAAAAGACAGATTAACTATTAGAAGTCAACCCCCAAAATGAATGGCGGTGGTACAAAAACAGATGGTTCAAAAAAAGTATATCAAAGTAGAGGTCCGTTAGGACCCCGGATGCCAGCAAGAGTAAGTTAGGCTACCAGACGGTACGGTTGTCTGGACTTCTCCAGAGCGAAGATGAGCCGTACCAGTTTCTTGGCCGCGTGGGAGATTGCAACATTGTAATGCTTGCCTTCCGCTCGTTTCTTGGCAAGGTAAGACGCAAAGGCCGGGTCCCATAAGCAGACATACTTGGTGGCGTTGTAAATGGCGTAGCGAAGGTATCTGGAGCCGCGTTTTTCCATGTGCGGATAGCAGTTCTTGAGCTGTCCGGATTGGTAGGTCGATGGTGAAAGCCCTGCATAGGCAAGCAGCTTGTCGGGAGATTCAAAGCGGGAGAAGTCCCCAACCTCGGCAAGGATCATAGCCCCCATGCGACAGCCAATGCCCGGAATGGTCGTGATCGGAGAGTGCAGTTCATCCATCATAGCTTGGATTTCTGTTTCGATT
Protein-coding regions in this window:
- the tsaA gene encoding tRNA (N6-threonylcarbamoyladenosine(37)-N6)-methyltransferase TrmO; protein product: MKSIARIRSDFPTKFGIPRQSGLVQALRSTVVFEPEFRNPDALRGLEGFDYIWLIWQFSASVREDWSPTVRPPRLGGNVRMGVFATRSPFRPNPIGLSSVRLEQIELHPELGPLLHVTGADLMDGTPILDIKPYVPYADSHPRAAGGFAGPDGGPILEVRVPEELLSRVPLDKREALLGVLSHDPRPPYQQDPDRVYGLDFAGLNIRFSVQDQVLTVRALQPLPK